One window of Marinobacterium aestuarii genomic DNA carries:
- a CDS encoding ammonium transporter, which produces MEELLKTTAADLSQLKYAVDTFYFLVCGALVMWMAAGFAMLEAGLVRAKNTTEILTKNIALYAIACTMYLLCGYYIMYSSDAGGVLPNFGALIGTENGVDAVLAGGDDAPYYSSRSDFFFQVVFVATAMSIVSGAVAERMKLWAFLAFAVVMTGVIYPVEGYWTWGGGFLSEAGFSDFAGSGIVHMAGASAALAGVLVLGARKGKYGKNGEINAIPGANLPLATLGTFILWLGWFGFNGGSELKLSDVGEANAVAQVFVNTNAAAAGGVIAALIVARLWFKKADLTMALNGALAGLVAITADPLSPSALVSTLIGGVGGVLVVFSIVTLDKIKIDDPVGAISVHGIAGVWGLLAVPFNNADATFGAQLLGIVTIFGWVFLASLLVWLLLKAVMGIRVTEEEEYEGVDLAECGMEAYPEFSSSKK; this is translated from the coding sequence ATGGAAGAGCTTCTTAAAACGACCGCTGCGGATTTATCCCAGCTCAAATACGCCGTTGATACCTTTTACTTCCTGGTATGCGGCGCCCTGGTAATGTGGATGGCCGCAGGTTTCGCCATGCTCGAAGCGGGCCTGGTGCGCGCCAAGAACACGACCGAAATCCTGACCAAGAACATCGCGCTCTACGCCATCGCCTGTACCATGTACCTGCTCTGCGGCTACTACATCATGTACAGCTCCGATGCCGGTGGCGTACTGCCAAACTTCGGCGCCCTGATCGGTACTGAAAACGGCGTCGATGCGGTGCTGGCAGGTGGCGATGACGCCCCCTACTACTCGTCCCGTTCAGACTTTTTCTTCCAGGTTGTGTTCGTGGCCACGGCCATGTCCATCGTCTCCGGTGCTGTCGCCGAGCGCATGAAACTCTGGGCTTTCCTGGCCTTCGCAGTGGTCATGACCGGTGTTATCTATCCGGTTGAAGGCTACTGGACCTGGGGCGGCGGTTTCCTCAGCGAAGCCGGTTTCTCTGACTTCGCAGGTTCCGGTATCGTCCACATGGCAGGTGCTTCTGCAGCCCTGGCCGGTGTACTGGTACTGGGTGCCCGCAAAGGCAAGTACGGCAAGAATGGCGAGATCAATGCCATTCCGGGTGCCAACCTGCCGCTGGCAACCCTGGGTACCTTCATCCTGTGGCTGGGCTGGTTCGGCTTCAACGGTGGTTCCGAGCTGAAACTGTCCGACGTTGGTGAAGCCAATGCGGTCGCTCAGGTCTTCGTTAACACCAATGCCGCTGCAGCCGGTGGCGTTATCGCCGCCCTGATCGTAGCGCGCCTGTGGTTCAAGAAGGCTGACCTTACCATGGCACTCAACGGTGCCCTGGCAGGCCTGGTGGCTATCACAGCCGATCCGCTGTCGCCCAGCGCCCTGGTATCGACCCTGATCGGTGGTGTTGGCGGTGTGCTGGTGGTGTTCTCCATCGTCACTCTGGACAAGATCAAGATTGACGATCCTGTTGGTGCCATCTCTGTACACGGCATCGCCGGTGTCTGGGGTCTGCTGGCGGTTCCCTTCAACAATGCTGATGCGACCTTCGGTGCTCAGCTGCTGGGTATCGTTACCATCTTCGGCTGGGTCTTCCTCGCCAGCCTGCTGGTATGGCTGCTGCTCAAGGCTGTCATGGGTATCCGTGTCACCGAAGAAGAAGAATACGAAGGTGTCGACCTTGCCGAATGCGGCATGGAAGCCTACCCGGAATTCAGCTCCAGCAAGAAGTAA
- a CDS encoding sensor histidine kinase, whose protein sequence is MKWYRSLYWKIFLAIWLSSVLVILATVVIVGGMSHHERDAEVQETRARALAERMLERYEEGHGLERLQRKLSRGAPGMRIVELSSNERVFNSLPKRGPGARPVLTFELVSESGRSYRVEVGAWPPREQFGRFLGLLVSVQIVLILLVSALTSLVLTWLVVRPLKRLRLHTRALAQGDLAVRSDQQLSTRGDEIGELAREFDTMADYVERTLGASQRLMQDVSHELRAPLARLQAAAGLLEQRLGEGDPLLQRLNRECGRIDHLITEILSLSRLEALEPGTDAFSVQELVTELREDIHFQQPERTLTFEVPKGCRARGNRQLLERALGNVFNNALKHTPMGTAIELSYAAVGNLHELRIRDHGPGVPSDTLEQLFDPFFRQRSGVDADGYGLGLSIARRALRILGGSIEARNHPQGGLELLVRLPVA, encoded by the coding sequence ATGAAGTGGTATCGCAGTCTGTACTGGAAGATCTTCCTGGCCATCTGGCTTAGCAGCGTGCTGGTGATCCTGGCCACAGTGGTGATTGTTGGTGGCATGTCGCACCACGAGCGCGATGCCGAGGTGCAGGAAACCCGTGCTCGGGCCCTGGCTGAGCGCATGCTGGAGCGCTACGAGGAAGGTCATGGACTGGAGCGGCTGCAGCGCAAGTTATCCCGCGGGGCTCCCGGCATGCGCATTGTGGAGCTGAGCAGCAACGAGCGGGTATTTAACTCCCTGCCCAAACGCGGGCCCGGTGCCAGGCCTGTGCTGACCTTCGAGCTGGTGTCCGAGTCCGGACGCAGTTACCGCGTGGAGGTTGGGGCCTGGCCGCCGCGGGAGCAGTTTGGTCGTTTCCTGGGCTTGCTGGTGTCGGTGCAGATCGTGCTGATACTGCTGGTGTCGGCGCTGACCAGCCTGGTGCTGACCTGGCTGGTGGTACGGCCGCTCAAGCGCCTGCGGCTGCATACCAGGGCGCTGGCCCAGGGCGATCTGGCAGTACGCAGCGATCAGCAACTGAGCACCCGGGGCGATGAGATCGGCGAGCTGGCGCGGGAGTTCGATACCATGGCGGACTATGTCGAGCGCACCCTGGGGGCCAGTCAGCGGCTGATGCAGGATGTATCCCATGAGCTGCGCGCCCCTCTGGCGCGTTTGCAGGCCGCGGCCGGGTTGCTGGAGCAGCGCCTGGGCGAAGGTGATCCCCTGTTACAAAGGCTTAATCGTGAGTGCGGTCGTATCGATCACCTGATTACCGAAATTCTCTCGCTGTCGCGCCTTGAGGCGCTGGAGCCGGGGACCGATGCCTTCAGCGTGCAGGAGCTGGTGACCGAACTGAGGGAGGACATCCACTTTCAGCAGCCTGAACGCACCCTGACCTTTGAGGTGCCCAAAGGTTGCCGGGCGCGGGGCAACCGCCAATTACTGGAACGTGCCCTGGGCAATGTATTCAATAACGCCCTCAAGCACACGCCGATGGGGACTGCGATCGAACTGAGTTACGCAGCGGTCGGCAACCTGCACGAGCTGCGGATTCGGGATCATGGCCCGGGCGTGCCGTCCGATACCCTGGAGCAACTGTTTGATCCCTTCTTCCGCCAGCGTAGCGGTGTTGATGCCGATGGCTATGGTCTGGGGCTGAGCATTGCGCGCCGTGCGCTGCGCATTCTGGGGGGGAGCATCGAAGCGCGCAATCACCCCCAGGGTGGGCTTGAACTGCTGGTTCGGCTGCCGGTGGCCTGA
- a CDS encoding YifB family Mg chelatase-like AAA ATPase translates to MSLAVVHARAMLGIGAPAVTVEVHLSGGLPSLNIVGLPEAAVRESKDRVRSALINSGFDYPQRRITINLAPADLPKEGGRYDLAIALGILAASKQLPPQSLVGWEVLGELTLAGEIRPVRGVLPAAMVCRDLSRALLVPRLNGAEAALVQGCDVRVADHLLQVCSALRGDSTLESAVAVPPPAVTGLPDLIEVKGQYQARRALEVAAAGSHNLLFSGPPGSGKSMLAARLPGLLPVLGEQERLEVAAVYSVAGCAIDTVGHGSRPFRNPHHTASAVALVGGGSQPRPGEISLAHQGVLFLDELPEFPRAVLDVLREPLETGEILISRAASQMLFPARFQLLAAMNPCPCGYFGDPSGRCRCTPDQIQRYQGRISGPLLDRFDMQLNVKALDPAQLLDPASGRGEASGVVAQRVAAAMSLQQARQGRPNRDLGAAELDQVCGLAPPQRDLLVNAATKLGLSARACHRILRVARTLADLAAEERVGEAQLLEALSFRQGLLRQGGSGAR, encoded by the coding sequence ATGTCACTTGCAGTGGTTCATGCCCGCGCAATGCTGGGTATAGGCGCGCCGGCGGTTACGGTGGAAGTACACCTCTCCGGGGGTCTGCCATCCCTGAATATCGTTGGCCTGCCCGAAGCTGCTGTACGTGAAAGCAAGGATCGGGTGCGCAGCGCCCTGATCAACTCGGGTTTTGATTATCCGCAGCGTCGCATCACCATCAACCTGGCACCGGCTGATCTGCCCAAGGAAGGCGGACGCTATGATCTGGCGATTGCGCTGGGCATTCTGGCGGCCTCGAAACAACTGCCCCCGCAGTCCCTGGTCGGCTGGGAAGTGCTGGGTGAGTTGACTCTGGCGGGGGAGATCAGGCCAGTGCGAGGTGTGCTGCCGGCGGCGATGGTCTGCCGTGACCTGTCCCGCGCCCTGCTGGTGCCCCGCCTTAACGGTGCTGAAGCGGCCCTGGTGCAGGGCTGCGATGTGCGGGTTGCCGATCATCTGTTGCAGGTCTGTTCAGCCCTGCGTGGCGACAGCACTCTGGAGTCTGCAGTAGCAGTGCCGCCGCCGGCCGTAACGGGCCTGCCGGACCTGATCGAGGTCAAGGGACAGTATCAGGCGCGCCGGGCGCTCGAGGTCGCTGCCGCCGGCAGTCATAATTTACTTTTCAGCGGCCCGCCCGGCAGTGGCAAGAGCATGCTGGCGGCGCGCTTGCCGGGGCTGTTGCCAGTATTGGGGGAGCAGGAACGGCTCGAAGTGGCGGCGGTGTATTCGGTGGCGGGCTGTGCCATTGATACAGTGGGTCACGGCAGCCGGCCCTTTCGCAATCCGCACCATACGGCCTCCGCGGTGGCGCTGGTGGGCGGCGGCAGTCAGCCAAGGCCCGGTGAAATTTCCCTGGCGCACCAGGGCGTACTGTTTCTGGATGAGCTGCCGGAGTTTCCCCGCGCTGTGCTGGATGTACTGCGCGAGCCACTGGAAACCGGTGAAATTCTGATCTCCCGCGCCGCCAGTCAGATGCTTTTCCCAGCTCGATTTCAATTGCTGGCCGCGATGAATCCCTGCCCCTGTGGCTATTTCGGTGATCCGTCGGGCCGCTGTCGCTGTACGCCGGATCAGATTCAGCGCTATCAGGGGCGCATCTCGGGCCCACTGCTGGATCGCTTCGATATGCAGCTGAATGTGAAGGCGCTGGACCCGGCCCAGCTGCTGGACCCGGCGAGCGGGCGGGGTGAAGCCAGTGGCGTGGTGGCCCAGCGCGTGGCCGCTGCCATGAGCCTGCAGCAGGCGCGCCAGGGACGGCCCAATCGGGATCTGGGTGCGGCTGAACTGGATCAGGTTTGTGGCCTGGCACCGCCGCAGCGGGACTTGCTGGTGAATGCCGCAACCAAGCTGGGGCTTTCGGCTCGTGCCTGTCACCGCATTTTGCGGGTGGCGCGCACCCTGGCGGATCTGGCTGCAGAGGAACGGGTCGGTGAAGCACAGTTGCTGGAAGCGCTGAGCTTTCGCCAGGGATTGCTGCGCCAGGGCGGTTCAGGGGCGCGTTGA
- a CDS encoding DUF1338 domain-containing protein yields the protein MKREQLDQMLETLWQDFLARTPDARRIHSLLLTDNPQLCIDHLSLHTLALPRVNIAQLAKPFERAGYRACGEFDISGTRLFARHYEHPDTRLPKLLFTELNVDSLGDEVRNILHQLISQIPPAASQQDDFCISGRHWKIDFDSYQQLQRYSEHAAWIAAFGFRPHHYALLINSLSHDDGIDELNDYLLEQGFRLDSRFGLVQGSADEYLEQSATVPASTEVEFSDRQAQVPGSHCAFIRRYPGSDGELYRGFIRTSAASSAPYPQYR from the coding sequence ATGAAACGCGAGCAACTGGATCAAATGCTGGAGACGCTCTGGCAGGACTTCCTTGCACGAACCCCTGATGCCCGCCGCATTCACAGCCTGCTGCTGACTGATAATCCACAGCTGTGCATTGACCACCTGAGCCTGCACACCCTGGCACTGCCAAGGGTTAATATTGCCCAGCTGGCCAAACCCTTCGAGCGCGCCGGCTACCGGGCCTGCGGCGAATTCGACATTAGCGGCACCCGTCTGTTTGCCCGCCACTATGAACACCCCGACACCAGACTGCCGAAACTGCTGTTCACCGAGCTGAATGTCGATTCTCTTGGCGATGAGGTGCGCAATATTCTGCATCAGCTGATAAGTCAGATCCCGCCAGCAGCATCGCAGCAGGACGACTTCTGCATATCGGGCCGGCACTGGAAAATCGATTTCGACAGCTATCAGCAGCTGCAGCGCTATTCCGAGCATGCCGCCTGGATCGCCGCTTTTGGCTTTCGTCCCCACCACTATGCTTTACTGATCAATAGCTTGAGTCACGACGACGGCATTGATGAGCTGAATGACTATCTGCTGGAGCAGGGCTTTCGCCTCGACAGTCGCTTTGGCCTGGTGCAGGGATCTGCCGATGAGTACCTCGAACAGTCCGCCACAGTCCCCGCCAGTACGGAGGTCGAATTCAGCGACAGGCAGGCACAGGTTCCAGGCAGTCATTGCGCCTTTATCCGCCGCTATCCCGGCAGCGATGGCGAGCTCTACCGGGGCTTTATCAGAACATCCGCCGCGTCATCGGCGCCTTACCCGCAATACCGCTGA
- the glnK gene encoding P-II family nitrogen regulator yields the protein MKLITAVIKPFKLDDVREALSEIGIQGVTVTEVKGFGRQKGHTELYRGAEYVVDFLPKVKIEVAVDSDMIDQVIEAITKTANTGKIGDGKIFVTPLEQVIRIRTGETGPDAL from the coding sequence ATGAAGTTGATTACTGCGGTTATCAAACCATTCAAACTTGATGATGTTCGCGAAGCCCTGTCCGAAATCGGCATCCAGGGTGTTACTGTAACCGAAGTCAAAGGCTTCGGCCGCCAGAAAGGCCACACCGAGCTGTACCGTGGCGCCGAGTACGTGGTCGACTTCCTGCCCAAGGTCAAGATTGAAGTGGCCGTAGACAGCGACATGATCGACCAGGTCATTGAAGCCATCACCAAGACAGCCAACACCGGCAAGATCGGCGACGGCAAGATCTTCGTCACGCCGCTCGAGCAGGTTATCCGTATCCGCACCGGCGAAACCGGCCCGGACGCACTCTAA
- the astD gene encoding succinylglutamate-semialdehyde dehydrogenase, whose amino-acid sequence MTEPASLFINGQWCQGDDADMESFNPGNGQRIWHGRAASSEQVNDAVLAARNAFEHWRLMTFEQRATLVRRFVSQLEQHRDLLTDTIGQETGKPQWEAATEVAAMIGKADISIQAALERSGEKRQHSNGITSTLRHHPHGVVAVFGPYNFPGHLPNGHIIPALLAGNTLLFKPSELTPRVAELCMHFWQKADLPDGVLNLLQGGRSTGQALAAHPGLDGLFFTGSAETGSYLHQQFAGHPEKILALEMGGNNPLIVADTPDMRAAVLMTIQSAYLSAGQRCTCARKLLVPRGRSGDTFIEQLRQAVLDIQVGPYNQQPQPFMGALISEQAAQQLLQAQHELVQLGARVLVSMSQLRPRTGLLSPGLIDVSAVRDLPDKEYFGPLLQIIRYDDFDEALDLANATAFGLSAGLFSSDAQLYQRFLQRIRAGIVNWNRPLTGASSGLPFGGIGRSGNHRPSAWYAADYCAYPVASQEAEQLDMPATLPPGLTL is encoded by the coding sequence ATGACCGAACCCGCTTCCCTGTTTATCAATGGCCAGTGGTGTCAGGGTGATGACGCCGACATGGAATCCTTTAACCCTGGCAACGGCCAGCGTATCTGGCACGGGCGCGCCGCCAGCAGTGAACAGGTTAATGACGCTGTTCTGGCGGCCCGCAACGCTTTCGAGCACTGGCGCCTGATGACGTTTGAGCAGCGCGCCACCCTGGTACGCCGTTTTGTCAGCCAGCTGGAACAGCACCGCGACCTGCTCACTGATACCATCGGCCAGGAAACCGGCAAGCCGCAATGGGAAGCCGCCACCGAAGTGGCCGCCATGATCGGCAAGGCCGATATCTCGATTCAGGCGGCACTGGAGCGCAGTGGCGAAAAACGCCAGCACAGCAATGGTATTACCTCGACGCTGCGGCATCACCCCCATGGCGTGGTGGCGGTGTTCGGCCCGTACAATTTCCCCGGCCACCTGCCCAACGGACACATCATTCCGGCGCTGCTGGCGGGCAACACCCTGCTGTTCAAACCCAGCGAGCTGACGCCCCGGGTGGCGGAGCTGTGCATGCATTTCTGGCAGAAGGCCGACCTGCCGGATGGTGTGCTGAACCTGCTGCAGGGCGGGCGCAGCACCGGCCAGGCCCTGGCCGCACACCCTGGGCTCGATGGCCTGTTCTTTACCGGCAGCGCCGAGACCGGCAGCTACCTGCACCAGCAATTCGCCGGCCATCCGGAAAAAATTCTGGCGCTGGAGATGGGCGGCAACAACCCGCTGATCGTGGCCGATACGCCGGATATGCGGGCTGCTGTGCTGATGACGATTCAGTCAGCCTACCTGAGCGCAGGCCAGCGCTGTACCTGTGCCCGCAAGCTGCTGGTGCCAAGAGGCCGCAGCGGCGACACCTTTATCGAACAGCTGCGTCAGGCCGTGCTGGATATTCAGGTGGGGCCCTACAACCAGCAGCCACAGCCCTTTATGGGCGCGCTGATCAGCGAGCAGGCGGCGCAGCAACTGTTGCAGGCCCAGCACGAACTGGTGCAACTCGGCGCCCGGGTGCTGGTGTCCATGAGCCAGCTGCGCCCCCGCACCGGCCTGCTGTCGCCGGGGCTGATTGATGTCAGCGCCGTACGGGATCTGCCCGACAAGGAATATTTCGGTCCGTTGCTGCAGATCATCCGCTACGACGACTTCGATGAGGCGCTGGATCTGGCTAACGCCACGGCCTTCGGCCTGAGCGCGGGCCTGTTCAGCAGCGACGCCCAGCTGTATCAGCGGTTTTTACAGCGCATCCGCGCAGGGATCGTCAACTGGAACCGCCCGCTCACCGGCGCCAGCAGCGGCCTGCCTTTTGGTGGCATAGGCCGCAGTGGCAATCACAGGCCCAGCGCCTGGTATGCCGCGGACTACTGTGCCTATCCGGTGGCATCCCAGGAAGCGGAGCAACTCGATATGCCGGCCACTCTGCCACCGGGTCTGACGCTTTAA
- a CDS encoding response regulator transcription factor, producing MKERLLLVDDDVELCELLGDYLRHEGYEIDYAHNALEALERLKGSHPYSLMVLDVMMPGQSGLELLQQLRPRVQLPVIMLTGRGEEIDRILGLEMGADDYLGKPCNPRELLARIRAIRRRSEVPAQQTEFPQQPIELHGIRLDPGQREVRVAGEVLELTSAEFNVLAYLLHNAGRVMSKAELTERVLHRPLTAYDRAIDVHVSRLRQKLQRGGDSQELIKTLRGEGYLLVLEAG from the coding sequence ATGAAAGAACGACTGCTGCTGGTGGATGATGACGTCGAGCTGTGCGAACTGCTGGGCGACTATCTGCGTCATGAAGGTTATGAGATTGACTATGCCCATAACGCCCTTGAAGCTCTTGAACGTCTAAAGGGCAGTCATCCTTATAGCCTGATGGTGCTGGATGTGATGATGCCGGGCCAGAGCGGCCTGGAGTTGTTGCAGCAGCTGCGCCCGCGGGTGCAGCTGCCGGTGATCATGCTGACGGGCCGGGGTGAAGAAATCGACCGTATTCTGGGCCTCGAAATGGGCGCCGATGATTATCTGGGCAAGCCCTGCAATCCCCGCGAGCTGCTGGCACGCATCCGGGCCATTCGCCGGCGCAGTGAAGTGCCTGCGCAGCAGACGGAGTTCCCGCAACAGCCCATCGAGCTGCACGGGATCCGCCTTGATCCAGGCCAGCGGGAAGTGCGGGTGGCGGGCGAGGTATTGGAACTGACCTCCGCCGAGTTCAACGTGCTGGCCTATCTGCTGCATAACGCCGGTCGGGTGATGTCCAAGGCCGAGCTGACCGAACGGGTACTGCACCGTCCGCTCACGGCCTATGATCGCGCTATTGATGTGCACGTGAGCCGGTTGCGGCAAAAGCTGCAGCGCGGCGGCGATAGCCAGGAGCTGATCAAGACATTGCGTGGCGAAGGTTACCTGCTGGTGCTGGAGGCGGGATGA
- the glnK gene encoding P-II family nitrogen regulator, protein MKLISAIIKPFKLDDVREALSEIGVQGITVTEVKGFGRQKGHTELYRGAEYVVDFLPKVRVDAAVSTDLVDQVVEAISKAAHTGKIGDGKIFVTPLEQVIRIRTGETGNDAL, encoded by the coding sequence ATGAAACTTATATCGGCGATCATCAAGCCCTTCAAACTGGACGATGTCCGTGAAGCGCTCTCCGAAATTGGTGTTCAGGGCATTACCGTGACCGAAGTCAAAGGCTTTGGTCGCCAGAAAGGTCATACCGAACTTTACCGCGGCGCCGAATACGTCGTCGATTTCCTGCCCAAGGTTCGTGTCGACGCGGCCGTGTCGACGGATCTCGTGGACCAGGTGGTGGAAGCCATCAGCAAGGCGGCACACACCGGAAAAATCGGCGACGGCAAGATTTTTGTCACACCGCTGGAGCAGGTTATCCGAATCCGCACCGGCGAAACCGGTAACGACGCACTTTAA
- a CDS encoding helix-turn-helix transcriptional regulator, which yields MKNTPVLLESPATAFGITLRSVWDIYADESYQVLWPRDKKLPLLSSAHVCVFTRQGHGVIRLRSGREIHAKGACVLLLEARDILSYACEGLLWELYWVEFVLHGPVTLPLNTPVLLRDPTAHSREFSELVSCVRVGDTNYQAYAAAIFTKVLYQWVALSNHHAEPAPLRRIQTVISQMHGHTDERWAVKDMARLYGASEQQFRKVFLQYTGQTPKEYFMNLKLDMAHALLNRSSLNVSQAAFKLGFSDAFHLSKAFKSRFGYPPSEVIREPRDSIDNVYLMDTAVSDA from the coding sequence ATGAAAAACACCCCTGTACTGCTGGAAAGCCCCGCCACGGCCTTTGGTATCACCCTGAGGTCGGTGTGGGATATCTATGCCGATGAGAGCTATCAGGTGCTTTGGCCCAGGGACAAGAAACTGCCGCTGCTGTCCAGCGCCCATGTCTGTGTCTTTACCCGCCAGGGGCATGGCGTTATCCGCCTCAGGTCGGGTCGGGAAATTCACGCCAAGGGAGCCTGCGTGCTGCTGCTCGAAGCCCGTGACATCCTGAGCTATGCCTGCGAGGGGCTGTTGTGGGAACTCTACTGGGTCGAGTTCGTACTGCATGGCCCGGTCACCCTGCCGCTCAATACGCCGGTGCTGCTGCGGGATCCGACGGCCCATAGCCGCGAGTTCAGCGAGCTGGTGAGCTGCGTTCGGGTGGGCGACACTAATTATCAGGCCTATGCCGCCGCCATCTTCACCAAGGTGCTCTATCAGTGGGTGGCGCTGTCGAACCACCATGCCGAGCCTGCGCCCCTGCGGCGCATCCAAACGGTGATCAGCCAGATGCATGGCCATACGGATGAACGCTGGGCGGTGAAGGACATGGCCCGCCTGTACGGCGCCAGTGAGCAGCAGTTTCGCAAGGTATTCCTGCAATACACCGGCCAGACGCCGAAGGAATACTTCATGAACCTCAAGCTCGACATGGCCCATGCGCTGCTCAACAGAAGCTCGCTGAATGTTTCCCAGGCCGCGTTCAAACTCGGTTTCAGTGATGCCTTCCATCTCAGCAAGGCATTCAAGAGCCGCTTTGGCTATCCGCCCTCCGAGGTGATCAGGGAGCCCCGCGACAGCATTGATAATGTCTATCTGATGGATACGGCGGTGTCTGACGCCTGA
- a CDS encoding accessory factor UbiK family protein, translating to MLNQKIIETLSTQLSELFEGGRGLPGQEAMRQQVRAALQSSFARLDLVTRDEFDAQAAVLGRTREKVDQLELKLSEIEQRLDNASGE from the coding sequence ATGCTTAATCAAAAGATTATTGAGACGCTTTCGACCCAGCTGAGCGAGTTGTTTGAGGGTGGTCGTGGCCTGCCGGGTCAGGAAGCGATGCGCCAGCAGGTGCGGGCGGCGCTGCAGAGCAGTTTTGCCCGTCTGGACCTGGTGACACGGGACGAGTTCGATGCCCAGGCCGCCGTGCTGGGGCGTACCCGCGAGAAGGTGGATCAGCTGGAGCTAAAGCTGAGTGAAATTGAACAGCGGCTGGATAACGCCAGCGGCGAGTAA
- the astA gene encoding arginine N-succinyltransferase has product MIIMRPIRESDLDVLCDIARESGPGFTSLPDNRELLQAKIERTRHTLQQEAVLDGSQGYLFVMEDLASGQVIGTSGIETAVGLNEPWYHYRIGTVVHASRELKVYNNFRTLDLCNDYTGCAEVCTLYLKPDFRKGSNGNLLSKSRFMFMAEYPERFSERVIAEMRGYSDEKGRSPFWDGLGRHFFSMEYSQADYLTGSGNKIFIAELMPKHTIYLHLLPKDAQRVIGQVHRNTEPAKRMLENEGFRFEGYIDIFDAGPTVATRLNDIRSVRDSRYVKARISDSSCRSDHLYLISNTLLEDFRCTVAPLQPEGSAAQISHELAEALRVSNGDPLRIVPIKARQPE; this is encoded by the coding sequence ATGATCATAATGAGGCCGATCCGCGAGAGCGATCTGGATGTGTTGTGTGACATCGCCAGGGAGTCCGGCCCCGGATTTACCTCACTGCCGGATAACCGCGAGCTGCTGCAGGCCAAGATCGAACGTACCCGCCACACGCTGCAACAGGAGGCCGTGCTGGACGGTAGCCAGGGTTATCTTTTCGTGATGGAGGACCTTGCCAGCGGCCAGGTGATAGGCACCAGCGGCATCGAAACCGCCGTGGGCCTGAACGAGCCCTGGTATCACTACCGTATCGGCACCGTCGTGCATGCTTCGCGCGAACTCAAGGTCTACAACAATTTCCGCACCCTGGACCTGTGCAACGACTACACCGGTTGCGCCGAGGTCTGTACCCTGTATCTGAAACCCGACTTTCGCAAGGGCAGCAACGGCAACCTGCTCTCCAAGAGCCGTTTCATGTTCATGGCCGAATACCCGGAGCGCTTTTCCGAGCGCGTCATCGCCGAAATGCGTGGCTACTCCGATGAAAAGGGGCGTTCGCCCTTCTGGGACGGTCTGGGGCGGCACTTTTTTTCCATGGAATATTCCCAGGCGGATTACCTCACAGGCTCCGGCAACAAGATCTTTATCGCCGAGCTCATGCCCAAGCACACCATCTATCTGCATCTGCTGCCCAAGGATGCCCAACGGGTGATCGGCCAGGTGCATCGCAATACCGAACCCGCCAAGCGCATGCTGGAAAACGAAGGCTTTCGGTTTGAGGGTTATATCGACATCTTCGACGCCGGCCCCACAGTCGCGACCCGCCTCAACGATATCCGCAGCGTGCGTGACAGTCGTTACGTCAAGGCCCGGATCAGCGACAGCTCCTGCAGAAGTGACCACCTCTACCTGATCAGCAACACCCTGCTGGAAGACTTTCGCTGCACAGTCGCGCCTCTTCAGCCCGAGGGCAGCGCGGCCCAAATCAGCCACGAACTGGCCGAGGCGTTACGCGTCTCCAACGGTGACCCGCTGCGCATAGTCCCCATCAAAGCGAGACAACCCGAATGA